A stretch of the Streptomyces sp. NBC_01428 genome encodes the following:
- a CDS encoding helix-turn-helix domain-containing protein, which produces MPDLDIAEVARRAAVPASTLRYYEEKGLISSTGRRGLRRQFDPGVLERLALIALGRSAGFSLDEIGRMFAPDGQPRIDRRMLADKADELDRTIRELGVLSDSLRHAAVCPAPSHLECPTFRRILRSAAAGAAPARAVPRRNTPDA; this is translated from the coding sequence ATGCCGGACCTGGACATCGCCGAAGTGGCGCGCCGCGCCGCCGTGCCCGCCTCCACCCTGCGCTACTACGAGGAGAAGGGGTTGATCTCCTCCACGGGCCGGCGCGGCCTGCGGCGGCAGTTCGACCCCGGCGTGCTGGAGCGGCTGGCACTGATCGCGCTCGGCCGGTCCGCCGGTTTCTCGCTCGACGAGATCGGCCGGATGTTCGCCCCCGACGGGCAGCCGCGCATCGACCGCCGGATGCTCGCCGACAAGGCCGACGAACTGGACCGGACGATCCGCGAACTCGGCGTCCTCAGCGACTCCCTGCGACACGCCGCCGTCTGCCCGGCCCCGAGCCATCTGGAGTGCCCCACGTTCCGGCGCATCCTGCGCAGCGCCGCCGCCGGGGCGGCCCCCGCGCGGGCGGTGCCCCGGAGGAACACGCCGGACGCCTGA
- a CDS encoding phospho-sugar mutase translates to MQDELIARAKAWLAEDPDAETREELAKLVDAEDVTELAARFAGTLQFGTAGLRGELGAGPMRMNRSVVIRAAAGLAAYLKAKGETGGLVVIGYDARHKSADFARDTAAVMTGAGLRAAVLPRPLPTPVLAYAIRHLGAVAGVEVTASHNPPRDNGYKVYLGDGSQIVPPADAEIAAEIDAVRALADVPRPESGWEILDEGVLDAYLARTDAVLTAGSPRTARTVYTPMHGVGKEVLLAAFARAGFPEPVLVAEQAEPDPDFPTVAFPNPEEPGAMDLAFAQARASGPDIIVANDPDADRCAVAVPAGGDWRMLRGDEVGALLAEHLVRRGARGTFAESIVSSSLLGRIAEGAGLPYEETLTGFKWIARVEGLRYGYEEALGYCVDPDGVRDKDGITAALLITELASELKEQGRTLLDLLDDLAVTHGLHATDQLSVRVEDLSVIADAMRRLREQPPTELAGLSITKAEDLSEGTELLPPTDGLRYTLDGARVVVRPSGTEPKLKCYLEVVVPVAGHAALPAAHARAADLLATIKRDLSAAAGI, encoded by the coding sequence GTGCAGGACGAACTCATCGCGCGGGCCAAGGCGTGGCTGGCCGAGGACCCCGACGCGGAGACCCGTGAGGAACTCGCCAAGCTCGTCGACGCCGAGGACGTCACCGAGCTCGCCGCCCGCTTCGCCGGCACCCTGCAGTTCGGCACCGCGGGCCTGCGCGGTGAACTCGGCGCGGGGCCGATGCGGATGAACCGCTCCGTGGTCATCAGGGCGGCGGCGGGACTCGCCGCGTACCTGAAGGCCAAGGGCGAGACCGGCGGGCTCGTCGTGATCGGCTACGACGCCCGGCACAAGTCCGCCGACTTCGCCCGGGACACCGCGGCCGTGATGACCGGCGCCGGCCTGCGCGCCGCCGTCCTGCCCCGGCCGCTGCCCACCCCCGTCCTCGCCTACGCCATACGCCACCTCGGCGCGGTCGCGGGCGTGGAGGTCACCGCCAGCCACAACCCGCCCCGCGACAACGGCTACAAGGTGTACCTGGGCGACGGTTCGCAGATCGTGCCGCCGGCCGACGCGGAGATCGCCGCCGAGATCGACGCGGTGCGGGCGCTCGCCGACGTGCCGCGTCCCGAGTCCGGCTGGGAGATCCTCGACGAGGGCGTCCTGGACGCCTATCTGGCCCGTACGGACGCCGTCCTGACCGCGGGGTCGCCGCGCACCGCGCGCACCGTCTACACGCCGATGCACGGCGTCGGCAAGGAGGTGCTCCTCGCGGCGTTCGCGCGGGCCGGCTTCCCGGAGCCGGTGCTCGTCGCGGAACAGGCCGAACCCGACCCGGACTTCCCGACGGTCGCCTTCCCCAACCCGGAGGAGCCGGGGGCGATGGACCTGGCCTTCGCCCAGGCCCGCGCGAGCGGCCCGGACATCATCGTCGCCAACGACCCGGACGCCGACCGCTGCGCCGTGGCCGTCCCGGCCGGCGGGGACTGGCGGATGCTGCGCGGTGACGAGGTCGGCGCACTGCTCGCCGAGCACCTGGTCCGGCGCGGCGCGCGCGGCACGTTCGCCGAGTCGATCGTCTCCTCCTCGCTGCTCGGCCGGATCGCCGAGGGCGCGGGCCTGCCGTACGAGGAGACCCTCACCGGGTTCAAGTGGATCGCCCGCGTCGAGGGTCTGCGCTACGGCTACGAGGAGGCGCTCGGTTACTGCGTCGACCCCGACGGCGTACGCGACAAGGACGGCATCACCGCCGCCCTGCTCATCACCGAGCTGGCCTCCGAGCTGAAGGAACAGGGCCGGACCCTGCTCGACCTGCTCGACGACCTCGCCGTCACCCACGGACTGCACGCCACCGACCAGCTCTCGGTGCGCGTGGAGGACCTGTCGGTCATCGCGGACGCCATGCGCCGGCTGCGCGAGCAGCCGCCCACCGAGCTGGCGGGCCTCTCGATCACGAAGGCCGAGGACCTGTCCGAGGGCACGGAGCTGCTGCCGCCCACGGACGGGCTGCGCTACACCCTGGACGGCGCCCGGGTCGTCGTCCGCCCGAGCGGCACGGAACCCAAGCTGAAGTGCTACCTGGAGGTCGTGGTGCCCGTCGCCGGTCACGCCGCCCTCCCGGCGGCCCACGCGAGGGCCGCCGACCTGCTCGCCACGATCAAGCGGGACCTGTCGGCGGCGGCCGGCATCTGA
- a CDS encoding class I SAM-dependent methyltransferase, whose translation MEAKGKPDDEQAARWNGPSGNAWVEAQDVVDALYRPLQDLLVEAVPEGRGGRVLDVGCGTGGTTVALARRLGPAGTCVGVDISGPMLDAAGARAEREDVPVSFVRADAQDHAFEAGAFDAVVSRFGVMFFEDSVRAFANLRRAARAGAGLRFIAWRDMEENPFMTTAERAAAPLLPDLPARQPDAPGQFAFADADRVRRLLEEGGWEDIDIRPVDATCVLPAEKLVWWFTRFGPVGTALRAVDEATRERVVETVRPAFAPFVQGDEIRFTAACWQIDAKAPGGAPAI comes from the coding sequence ATGGAAGCCAAGGGCAAACCGGACGACGAGCAGGCGGCGCGCTGGAACGGCCCGTCGGGCAACGCCTGGGTCGAGGCCCAGGACGTGGTGGACGCGTTGTACCGGCCGCTGCAGGACCTGCTCGTCGAGGCGGTCCCGGAGGGACGCGGGGGCAGGGTGCTCGACGTCGGCTGCGGCACGGGCGGCACCACGGTGGCCCTCGCGCGGCGGCTGGGGCCCGCGGGGACGTGCGTGGGCGTGGACATCTCCGGGCCGATGCTGGACGCGGCCGGGGCGCGTGCCGAGCGGGAGGACGTACCGGTCTCGTTCGTCCGCGCCGACGCGCAGGACCACGCCTTCGAGGCCGGGGCCTTCGACGCGGTCGTCTCACGCTTCGGGGTGATGTTCTTCGAGGACTCGGTACGGGCCTTCGCGAACCTGCGCCGGGCCGCGCGGGCCGGGGCCGGACTGCGGTTCATCGCCTGGCGCGACATGGAGGAGAACCCGTTCATGACGACGGCCGAACGGGCCGCGGCCCCCCTCCTGCCCGACCTCCCGGCACGGCAGCCCGACGCGCCGGGCCAGTTCGCCTTCGCGGACGCGGACCGGGTCCGCCGGCTGCTGGAGGAGGGCGGCTGGGAGGACATCGACATCCGTCCCGTCGACGCGACCTGCGTGCTCCCCGCCGAGAAGCTGGTGTGGTGGTTCACCCGGTTCGGTCCCGTCGGCACGGCCCTGCGCGCGGTGGACGAGGCGACGCGCGAGCGGGTCGTCGAGACGGTCCGCCCGGCCTTCGCGCCGTTCGTCCAGGGCGACGAGATCCGCTTCACGGCCGCCTGCTGGCAGATCGACGCGAAGGCCCCGGGCGGAGCGCCCGCGATCTGA
- a CDS encoding PH domain-containing protein, which translates to MSTPDHQSPLPDASRPEAKDRIYRSPAGIAGGALLLFIAGWLGVDALVSGTGRTPWLALAALILVVPLVAAFTLRPAVYANEDRLRIRNPLRVIVLPWSKVASLRSSYSNEVVDTDGTKYQLWAVPVSLRARKKVAKHQGRAATGSRGVEGRMAGMGRPSPFGRGAVADAPTRSQTDQAMDDLRGLAEARAHEPEAQGEVTVRWAYEVIGPAIAGAVVLAILIATG; encoded by the coding sequence ATGAGCACCCCGGACCACCAGTCACCCCTCCCGGACGCCTCGCGACCCGAGGCCAAGGACCGGATCTACCGGTCGCCCGCCGGGATCGCGGGCGGCGCCCTGCTGCTGTTCATCGCGGGCTGGCTCGGCGTCGACGCCCTGGTCTCCGGAACCGGCCGCACCCCCTGGCTGGCTCTCGCCGCGCTGATCCTGGTCGTCCCGCTGGTGGCCGCCTTCACCCTGCGCCCCGCGGTCTACGCGAACGAGGACAGGCTCCGCATCCGCAACCCGCTCCGCGTGATCGTGCTGCCCTGGAGCAAGGTCGCCTCGCTGCGCTCGTCCTACTCGAACGAGGTCGTCGACACGGACGGCACCAAGTACCAGCTCTGGGCCGTGCCGGTGTCGCTGCGCGCCCGCAAGAAGGTCGCCAAGCACCAGGGGCGGGCCGCCACCGGGAGCCGTGGTGTCGAGGGGCGCATGGCGGGGATGGGCCGTCCGTCGCCGTTCGGCCGCGGCGCCGTCGCCGACGCGCCGACCCGGTCGCAGACCGACCAGGCCATGGACGACCTGCGCGGACTCGCGGAGGCACGGGCGCACGAGCCCGAGGCGCAGGGCGAGGTCACGGTGCGCTGGGCGTACGAGGTGATCGGCCCCGCGATCGCGGGCGCGGTCGTCCTGGCCATCCTGATCGCCACCGGCTGA